Proteins co-encoded in one Malus sylvestris chromosome 7, drMalSylv7.2, whole genome shotgun sequence genomic window:
- the LOC126628671 gene encoding lysM domain receptor-like kinase 3, protein MFRTKKSVQAIEPKSPIKHRKSSSSSFPDPCSAIFSTSIDNSSYNFSKSSTSSSVASLKSLKSSLPQNPQIYDLSEIRSATSNFLPHRRLSSSSTSSSWRCSIRSEDAVVFQRKSRLPLSLPDLHHRLSLISKSHHSSLIKLLGASLSGSSVYLVYEFVAGANLADCLRNPKNPSYTVLSSWLSRMQIATDLAHGLDYIHHCSGLDSTFVHNHIKSSSIIVSEQDHLVLGAKICHFGTAELCGETQARSTRMEGTRGYMAPEFQLTGIVTQKCDVYAFGVVLLELISGEEPLKYIMDGNGGGGGYRRVSLIESAREALSGGCGGVRRWVDGRLKDSFPMDVAEQMVLVALECMEEDPDRRPDMGPVAGLVSKLFLESHGWAEKMSVPIDISVSFAPR, encoded by the coding sequence ATGTTCAGGACCAAAAAGAGCGTGCAGGCGATTGAGCCCAAGAGCCCCATCAAACACCGAAAATCCTCCTCCTCATCATTCCCCGACCCCTGCTCCGCCATTTTCAGCACCAGCATCGACAACTCCAGCTATAACTTCTCCaaatcctccacctcctcctccgtcGCCTCCCTCAAATCCCTTAAATCCTCCCTCCCTCAAAATCCCCAAATCTACGACCTCTCCGAGATCCGCTCCGCCACCTCCAACTTCCTCCCCCACCGCcgcctctcctcctcctccacctcctcctcctggcGCTGCTCCATCCGCTCCGAAGACGCCGTCGTCTTCCAGCGCAAGTCCCGCCTCCCCCTCTCCCTCCCCGACCTCCACCACCGCCTCTCCCTCATCTCTAAATCCCACCACTCCAGCCTCATCAAGCTCCTCGGCGCCTCCCTCTCTGGCAGCTCCGTCTACCTCGTCTACGAATTCGTCGCCGGCGCCAACCTCGCTGACTGCCTCCGCAACCCGAAGAACCCGAGCTACACCGTCCTGTCGTCGTGGCTCTCCCGGATGCAGATCGCTACCGACCTCGCCCACGGCCTCGATTACATCCACCACTGCTCCGGCCTCGACTCTACCTTCGTCCACAACCACATCAAGAGCTCCAGCATCATCGTCTCCGAGCAGGACCACCTCGTGCTCGGCGCCAAAATCTGCCACTTCGGTACGGCAGAGCTCTGCGGCGAGACCCAGGCTCGGTCGACCAGAATGGAGGGCACGCGCGGGTACATGGCGCCGGAGTTTCAGCTCACCGGAATCGTGACCCAGAAGTGCGACGTCTACGCTTTTGGGGTGGTGCTCTTGGAGCTAATCTCCGGGGAGGAGCCGTTGAAGTACATAATGGACGGAAATGGCGGGGGCGGCGGGTATAGGAGGGTGAGTTTGATCGAGTCGGCGAGGGAGGCGTTGAGTGGGGGATGTGGCGGGGTGCGGAGGTGGGTGGATGGGAGGCTAAAGGATTCGTTTCCGATGGATGTGGCAGAGCAGATGGTATTGGTGGCGTTGGAGTGTATGGAGGAGGATCCGGATAGGCGGCCCGATATGGGTCCGGTTGCGGGTTTGGTTTCGAAGCTGTTTTTGGAGTCGCATGGTTGGGCGGAGAAGATGAGCGTGCCTATTGACATCTCTGTTTCGTTTGCCCCtcgctga